A window of the Lepisosteus oculatus isolate fLepOcu1 chromosome 14, fLepOcu1.hap2, whole genome shotgun sequence genome harbors these coding sequences:
- the LOC138242580 gene encoding GTPase IMAP family member 9-like produces MCEGRLNFFSLGRKNRRCLVYGVGVVGPGLIVPELVSEVEPRLQPHPSELRLVLLGRTGAGKSAAGNTILGSEEFPSEASSSAVTQESRKRTGHVSGRRVTVVDTPDWLHAGLSERDRRRDLGLCVNLSAPGPHAFLLVTPLGRSSGEERRTLETVLEIFGERALGHTMVLLTHADELTSRTLEESVHTGSRELQWLLEKCGNRYHTLNNKDRGSTQVTELLEKIEELVAGNKGSYYSTETYQEAESQIRQLQILRDREESKQREEERLREKHQKELQNHLRRMEEEIQTREEKIRALEEQIAELEERLREERDEGRRRELEEERYRRVIEDHKQHIEKMVTEDD; encoded by the exons ATGTGTGAAGGCAGGCTGAACTTTTTCAGTCTGGGGAGAAAGAACAGGCGCTGTCTTGTCTACggggttggtgtggtgggtccaggtctGATCGTCCCGGAGCTTG TGAGTGAAGTCGAACCCAGACTCCAGCCCCACCCCTCTGAGCTGAGACTGGTGCTGCTGGGCAGGACTGGTGCTGGGAAGAGCgcagcaggaaacaccatcctgggctCAGAGGAGTTTCCCTCTGAAGCCAGCAGCTCCGCGGTCACTCAGGAGAGCCGGAAGAGGACAGGACATGTGTCCGGGAGACGGGTGACTGTGGTGGACACTCCAGACTGGCTCCACGCCGGACTGTCTGAGCGGGACAGGAGACGGGATCTGGGGCTCTGTGTTAACCTGTCTGCCCCGGGACCCCACGCCTTCCTCCTGGTGACCCCGCTGGGCCGATCCtcaggggaggagaggaggacactGGAGACAGTCCTGGAGATATTCGGGGAGAGGGCCCTGGGACACACCATGGTCCTGCTCACCCACGCTGATGAGCTGACCAGCAGGACGCTGGAGGAGTCTGTGCACACAGGCAGCAGGGAGCTCCAGTGGCTGCTGGagaagtgtgggaacaggtatcacACCCTCAACAACAAGGACAGGGGCagcactcaggtcacagagctgctggagaagatagagGAGCTGGTAGCAGGAAACAAGGGCAGCTACTACAGCACTGAGACGTACCAGGAGGCCGAGTCCCAGATCAGACAACTGCAGatcctgagggacagagaggagagcaaacagagggaggaggagagactgagggagaAGCACCAGAAGGAGCTGCAGAACCACCTCCGCAGGATGGAGGAGGAGATCCAGACACGAGAGGAGAAGATCAGAGCGCTGGAGGAGCAGATagcagagctggaggagaggctgagggaggagagggatgaggggaggaggagagagctggaggagga GAGATACAGGAGAGTGATTGAGGACCACAAGCAGCACATCGAGAAAATGGTCACAGAAGATGACTGA